A segment of the Longimicrobium sp. genome:
TGGACGTGGGGGCGGTGGCGCGCGCCACGGAGCGCATGCTTCGCCTTCTGCTGCGCGAGGACGTGCACTTCGAGGTGCGCACGAGTCCCCACCCCGTGCCGGTGTACGTAGACCCCGTGCAGGTGGAGCAGGTGCTGATGAACCTGGTGGTGAACGCCCGCGACGCCACCGGGCCGGGGGGCACCATTACCGTCGACGTGGGCTTCGTGGACGCGGCGGCCCACGCCGACCGCATGCCGGAGTACGTTCGCCCGGGGCACTACGCCCGCATCGTCGTTTCCGACACCGGGACGGGAATGACGCCGGAGGTGATCGCGCAGGCCTTCGAGCCGTTCTTCACCACCAAGCCCAGCGGCTTCGGCACGGGGCTGGGGCTTTCCACCGTGTTCGGAATGGTGAAGCAGGGCGGCGGATACGTGTGGGTGGAGAGCGAGCCCGGCGCCGGGGCCGTCTTCACCGTGCTCCTGCCGATCACGGCCGAGCGCCAGGAGAGCGCCCCCGACGTGGTGCTCCCCACCCGGCACGACCTGCGGGACAAGTCCGTGGTCGTGGTGGAGGACGAAGATGCGGTGCGCCACTTCGTGGTGGACGTGCTGAGCCGCCGCGGGGTGAACGTGCTGCACTTCGCCA
Coding sequences within it:
- a CDS encoding ATP-binding protein, with translation DVGAVARATERMLRLLLREDVHFEVRTSPHPVPVYVDPVQVEQVLMNLVVNARDATGPGGTITVDVGFVDAAAHADRMPEYVRPGHYARIVVSDTGTGMTPEVIAQAFEPFFTTKPSGFGTGLGLSTVFGMVKQGGGYVWVESEPGAGAVFTVLLPITAERQESAPDVVLPTRHDLRDKSVVVVEDEDAVRHFVVDVLSRRGVNVLHFATPGEALSVLADPYRPVDVLVTDVVLPEMSGPEMVERIRPGRPHLGVIYISGYTPEETAFTPLLRRGNVLQKPFGPDDLLDRVSSAAL